CTACTCTCGCATTGTTATATACTAGCTCTATGTTTGCTGCTAAGCTATCTCCTTTTGTAGCACTCTTAAGGTAATCAAGCAAGAATGGGGTTACTTTCTTTCCTTTTATTCCACCTGCTTCAGCTTTTTCTAAAGCTTCTTCAATAGACTTATTGATAAATGCTGGCTCTAGCTCGTGCTCTTTTGGGATAGGATTTCCAATTACTACTCCACCCTTTAGCTTCATGTTCCATTTATCTGCTATAACCTTTGCCATAAGCTGTGGATTTTCTATACTATAGTCAGCTTTGTATCCACTTTCTCTAGTGTAAAAAGCTGGGAAATCTTCTGTTTGGTAGCCTAGAACAGGAACTCCTTGAGTTTCTAAATACTCTAACGTAAGTCCGATATCTAGTATAGATTTTGCTCCTGCACAGATTACTGCAACAGGTGTCTGAGCTAGCTCCATAAGGTCTGCTGAGATATCAAAGGTATCTGTAGCGCCTCTATGCACTCCGCCTATTCCTCCTGTAACAAATACCTTTATTCCTGCCATGTGAGCAATTATCATAGTAGATGCTACTGTAGTTGCTCCATTCATTTTGTTTGCTGTGATATAAGGTAAATCTCTTCTACTTGCTTTTACTATATCTTTAGCTGTTGCAAAATATTCTAGTTCTTCTCTTGTAAGTCCTGCCTTTAGCTTACCTTTTATTATACCTATAGTGGCAGGTACTGCACCATATGATCTTACGATTTCTTCTACCTTAAGAGCGGTTTCTAGGTTCTGTGGATAAGGCATACCATGTGATATGATAGTCGATTCAAGTGCTACTACTGGTCTTTTTTCCACTATTGCTTTTTCTACCTCTGGGCTAAGTTCTAAATAATTTTTCATAATTATCCTCCGTTTTTAATATAATTTAATTTCAAATTCTATATCAGTTAGCGTTTTTTCTATTTCTGATTCTGACATTGCTGGATTGATTGTACTGTAGCTTTTCAGTGCTGTAAGTGAAGCTCCAGTCGCATAGGTGCAGGCTTTATCAAGCTGACTTCCCTTGAGATAGGAGCTGATAATTCCTGCCATAAAAGCATCTCCTGCTCCTGTTGCACTTTTTATATCCTTTGCTTTTGCCTTAAGAAAAACTTCAATTTTCTCATCACAGGCAAAAACACCTTCACTACCCATACTTATAAACACTTGCTTCAAGCCTTTTTCTAAGAATTTTTCTCCAGCTTTTCTTATATCATCTATGGTATCTGCTGGAATTCCAAGTAAGTCACTTACTTCATGTCTATTGGGCTTTATAGTGTGGATATACTTTAGTGAATCCTTTAATCTCATAGCTTTTTTACTGGATACTGGGTCTACAAATATCGGGATATCTGAAAAATTCATCCCAATATAATCTATAGTTTTTTTAGGAATGTTGGTGTCCAGTACGATTATATTGGCATTTTTTAAAAGCAGCTGATTTTCCTGAATGAAGGTCTCATCTATTAGCTCGTATATTTCCATTTGAGATATAGCAACTCGCATGTCATTTTGCTCATCCATTATAGATAAATACATCGATGTAGGATAGCTATCAGATATCAAGGAGCTTTTCATATCTATACCCATATCTTCGCTTTCTTTTATGAGCTTTTGTCCGTAAAAGTCATTGCCTACTGCAGATATGAGTCTCACTGGAATATCGAGCTTTGCTAGGTTTTCTGATATGTTCCTACCTACTCCACCGAGCGATGTTTCAATCTTTCCTGGGTTTGAATCGTATAGCTTTAAGCTTTCATTTGGAAATCCTTGAAGATCTATGTTTGAGCCTCCAATTACAGTGACTTTTTTTTCTTCGCTCACTATATAGCCTTTTCCCATAATATAGCCCTTTTTCATAAGATTCGCTATGTGCACAGCCACCGATGACCTGTTAAGCTTCAGTCTATCTGCTAGGGCTTGCTGAGCTATCATGGGTTCTTTTTTTAGTATTTCCAGTATTTCTCTTTCTCTAGAAGTCATGCCAACCTCCAATCCTTCTCCAACTTACAAAATTAAACTTTTGTTTATTAATATAACTTTTGTTTAATTATAACATTTTTGTTTATTAAACGCAATATATTATCCATAAATTTTTTCTAAATAGGATATAAGGTTTAAAAGTACTATTATATTGATTTTACATCTTATTAATACCCAATAATTAGAATTAATCAATTGCACTTAGCTATAATTTAAGATATAAATAAAAGTAACATAAATAAAAAACGCTTATTAACAGATAAATTTATAAATCATAAATAGTTTAAAAACAACTGATATCATAACTAAAGTAGTATAATGATAATTATAAAAAATTAGTACGAATGGAGGTTACTATGCCTATAGATATATTCATCCAGCGACTATTTATAGCTTTTCTCTGCGGATTAATTATAGGTTTAGAAAGACAGCTACGGCACAAGATGTCAGCAGTAGTTACAAATGTTTTAGTCTGTATGGGCTCATTTTTATTTTTATCCTTTGCCATGCATGACTCTGCAAATGAACAGGCAAGATTAGCCTCACAGGTCATATCTGGAATTGGTTTTCTTGGCGGAGGAGTTATAATCAGAGATGGCTTTAGCATTAGAGGATTAAACACTGCTGCCACACTTTGGTGCTCTGCGGCTCTTGGTCTGCTTATCAGTCAAGGATATATAAACTATGCCTTTGTAGGGACTGCTTTTATTCTAGGTGCTAATATATTTCTAAAGCCTCTTGCGATAAGAGTAGAGCATAGCAAATACGGCAATAGAGATACAGAGTTCAACTATAAAATAAAGCTTCAATGCAATGATGCTCAGGAAGAGGAAGTTATAAAAAGCTTTAGATCATCTGTTGAAAACAAAAATATTACTATTAGAGGAATAGAAAGCAGACGCTCTGATGAAACAAACCACATGAGCATCAAAATTTATATTCTTACCTTTGGTCAGAATGAAGAAGACATCTGGAAAACATTAAACTATATTCATAATAAATATGATATATATTCATATAGCTATGAATTAGAAGCCTAGGAGGATATCATGCTAAAATTCATCGCACTTGTAGTTATGCTAATCGACCATATCGGTGCTAAGTTACTCCCTCAGTTTTTTTTCCTGCGCATTATAGGAAGGTTATCTTTTCCAATATTTGCCTATATGGTTGCAACTGGGGCCAAAAGAACAAGGGATTTAGATATTTATATATCTAGAATGCTCATTTTTGCCTTTATTTCACAAATTCCATTTGTTTACTCGTCACCTTCAGTAAGCATGGCTGATATGTCACTACTTGAGCTTTCATTTAAATCATTTTTACCTGGGGTTACTTTCTTTGCAAATCCAGCAATTATAGGTCATCCAGGGCTAAATATCGGATTTACTTTTTGCTTCGCGCTTATGGCTATTAAATTTATAAACCAAGCAAAGGAATATAAAAACGACAGAAAAAATGTAGCTCTTAGTTATCTTGGAGTAGTAGCTATGATATTAGTAGCTTTCTTTTTGAGAACTGACTATATGATGTATGGAGTAGCAATGGTTCTAGTCTTTTATAACTTTTCTATTGAAGAAAAGTCCATCTACCCTAAGCTCATATACATTCTGCCTTTACTTATTAATGTTTCTACTATGATAGTTCAAAGCGCTTCCTTACTTACTGTTCCAATCATCAAGCGATTTAAGGACGTAGCTCCAAATATGCTTCCACGATGGGTATATTATGTATTTTATCCAGCTCATCTTTTAATACTTGGAATTATAATGAGACAGTTTTAATTTGCTGTATATTAAAGACCCCTGCAGATTTTGCTGGGGCCTTTGTTAATTTTGATAGTTTATAGTTTATGACATTAGCTTACAGATATTGTTCGTAAATTCTACAGGATCTGTTATGCTTAGCCCCTCAATTAATAGAGCTTGATTGTAAAGAAGATTTGTATACATTTTAAGTTTTTCTTTATCATTTTCAAAAGCTGCTTTTAAGCTTTCGAATATTTCGTGATTTATATTTAATTCTAATACCTTTTCAGCCTTTGCTCCTTCAGCATTTGGCATAGCGCTTAAGATTTTTTCCATCTCAATGCTTAGCTCTCCATCAGCAGATAGACAAACTGGATGATTTTTTAATCTTACAGACGGTCTAACATCAGTAACTTTTCCTTCTAGAGCTTCTTTCATAAATGTAAATAGGTCTTTATTTTCTTCTTTTATTTCCTCTGTTTTTTTGTTTTCTTCTTCCATATCTATTCCTAAATCCTTGCTAGATACAGACCTAAACTCTTTTTCTTTATATGACATTAGCATTTTGATTGCAAATTCATCAACCTCATCTGTAAAGTAAAGAATTTCATAGCCTTTATCAGTTAGAAGCTCAGTCTGAGGAAGCTTATCAAGTCTATCGTTTGATTCTCCTGCTGCGTAGTAGATGTATTTTTGATCTTCTTTCATACGCTCTACATACTCATCAAGAGTAACCATCTTCTTTTCAGTAGAAGAGTAGAACATAAGCAAATCTTGAAGTACTTCTTTTTCCATTCCATAGTTGCTGTAGATTCCATATTTTAATTGTCTTCCAAAGTTTTTGAAAAACTCTTCATAGTTTTCTCTGTCATTTTTAAGTAGGCTAAGTAGCTCACTTTTTACTTTATCTTTGATTTTCTTAGCTATTAGCTTAAGCTGTCTATCATGCTGTAAAAGCTCTCTAGAGATATTTAGAGATAAATCCTCTGAATCCACCATGCCTTTTACAAAGCTGAAATAATCTGGAAGCAGGTCAGAGCATTTGTTCATTATCATTACTCCACTAGAATACAGCTCCAAGCCTTTTTCATATTCCTTGGTGTAAAAATCAAATGGCATTTTTTCTGGGATATATAGTATAGCATTATATCTTACAGCTCCATCAGCACTGATATGAACGTACTTTAGAGGCTTATCAAATCCATAATGCTTTTCTGAGTAAAAGTTTTCGTAGTCTTCTTTAGTAAGCTCACTTTTATTTTTTCTCCATAGTGGCACCATGCTGTTTAGAGTCTCTTCTTCTACTACCTCTTCAAATTCTTCTTCACTGCCTTCTTTTAGCTTGCTTGTTTTCATATCCATTTTTATAGGATATCTCACAAAATCAGAATATTTCTTAACAATAGAGCGAAGTCTATATTCATTAAGATAGTCGTCATAGCTCTCATCTTCTGTATTTGGCTTGATCTGAAGAATAATTTCAGTTCCTACTTCAGCCTTATCAGCGTCTTCTATAGTGTAGCCTTCTGCTCCAGTTGATTCCCATTTGTAGCCCTTTTCTTCACCTAGAGCTTTACTAATTACAGTTACTTTGTCAGCAACCATAAACGCAGAGTAAAATCCTACTCCAAACTGGCCTATAATATCAAATCCATCTTTAATTTCATTCTCTTTTTTAAATGCAAATGAGCCACTTTTTGCTATTACTCCAAGGTTTTCCTCTAACTCATCTTTTGTCATACCAATTCCAGTATCACTTATTTTTAGGATTCTATTATCCTTATCAGCTTCGATTTTGATAAAATAGTCATCCTTTGAAAAACTGATGTTATCATCAGTAAGAGCTTTGTAGTATATCTTGTCTATAGCATCGCTAGAATTTGAAATTAACTCTCTTAAAAATATTTCTTTGTGGGTGTAAATAGAATTAATCATCAAATCAAGCAGACGTTTGGATTCCGCTTTAAATTCCTTTTTTGCCATTCATATAACTCCCTTTCATATGATATTTATATTTAAGATTTTTCGTTATAGTTAGCACTCACTTAATTCGAGTGCTAACTATAATTTACCAAAAAAAATAGATTTGTCAATAACTTAGTTCAAAAAAACAAAACCCGTTTATTAAATAAAACGGATTTTGAAATTTATTATTTGATTTATAGGATATTTCCTTCAGTAGTAATAGTAACTTCGTTATATGGTACAATTTTTTCCGACTTAAGCATAGCTTGCTTTACAGCGTAGGTCATTCCGTTACAGCAAGGCACTTCCATTTTTACTACTGTAATGCTTTTTAAATCGTTAGACTTAAATATCTCAGTTAGCTTTTCTATATAAAATTCATTGTCATCTAGCTTTGGGCAGCCTATAAGAACTACTCTATCTTTGATAAACTCTTCATGGAATTTAGAATAAGCATAAGCTGTGCAGTCGGCCGCTACTAAAAGATGTGCGTCCTTTAGGCATCCTGCTTTAGTATTCATTAGTTTAATCTGAACTGGCCAAGTTTTCAGCTGAGAGTCTCCACTTCCATGAACATTTGCAAACATCGGAGGCATATCGGCTAGGAATAAAGGCTTTTTCTCTTTTTCCTTTTCTTTTTGCTCTTTGATTTCAGCCATTCTCTTTTCTACTAGCTCTTTATTAAATGGCATAGCCTCTTTGTCCTCAAGCTTAATAGCTCCAGTAGGACATTCTGGCAAGCAGTCTCCTAGTCCATCGCAGTATTCATCTGAAATAAGCTTTGCTTTGCCATCTATCATCACTATTGCACCTTCATGGCAAGCATCTACGCATAGTCCGCATCCATTACATTTTTCTTCATCTATAGTTATTATCTTTCTAATCATAATATCCTCCTAATGGTTTTCGCTTTGAATTTCATACTCTATAAATCATATTCTAATGAATAATTCTAATATTCGCGGTAACATAGGTTACACATTAAGAGGATATTTTTTTACATGAATAACACAAGGCTGACAGCCATAACTGCCATCCCTCCGATTAATCCATATATAGAAAGGTGATGCTCTCCATACTCTCTAGCTGAAGGCAATAGCTCGTCAAATGAAATAAATACCATAATTCCAGCTACAGCTGCAAACAAAATACCAAAGGTCACATCATTAAAAAATGGTCTAAGAATCGTATAGCCAACTATAGCTCCTACTGGCTCTGAAAGCCCTGATAAAAAAGAATACATAAATGCTTTTTTCTTACTTCCAGTAGCAAAATAAATCGGCACTGACACAGCTATTCCTTCTGGAATATTGTGAATAGCTACTGCTATTGCAATTGCTATACCAAGTGAAGGATCATGGAGTGCTGATGCAAAGGTAGCAAGTCCTTCTGGAAAGTTGTGTATAGTGATTGCAAGTGCAGTGAATACACCCATTCTCATAAGCTTTTGCTTATCCTTTTCATCATATTCCTCTGCTTGTAATTCTCTGCTTGCGTTTATCTTTTCGCTTTTATCCTTGTTAGCTATTTTTTGACAATACTCTCTTACATCTTCAGGTTCATTTTGAATTTGCATATCCTCTACATTTCTAACCTCATGGGGATTTTCATGAGAAGGTATCATTTTATCTATTAGAGCTATAACTGCCATCCCACCAAAAAAACCTGCAATAGTAGTCCAGCTTCCATTTTTTTCTCCAAGAGCAGCTATGAGAGAATCCTGAGCCTTAAAAAATATTTCAATCATAGATACATAAATCATAACTCCAGCTGAAAAACCAAGTGATATAGATAAGAACTTCTTGCTAGTTGTCTTTGCAAAAAAAGCAATAGCACTTCCTATCCCAGTGGATAATCCAGCAAAAACTGTAAGTCCAAATGCTAATAAAACGTTATCCATAGATTCTTTCCTCTCTTATGTCATTTTATCTTCCTCTGTATAGTATAGGAGCTGCTCCAAAAAGCACCTCTGTACTAAATGATGTTTTTTCCATGAGCATAAGCTCATCTGCAATGTGATTCATATTTCTCATATCAGTAGGCT
The sequence above is a segment of the Acetoanaerobium noterae genome. Coding sequences within it:
- a CDS encoding pseudouridine-5'-phosphate glycosidase translates to MKNYLELSPEVEKAIVEKRPVVALESTIISHGMPYPQNLETALKVEEIVRSYGAVPATIGIIKGKLKAGLTREELEYFATAKDIVKASRRDLPYITANKMNGATTVASTMIIAHMAGIKVFVTGGIGGVHRGATDTFDISADLMELAQTPVAVICAGAKSILDIGLTLEYLETQGVPVLGYQTEDFPAFYTRESGYKADYSIENPQLMAKVIADKWNMKLKGGVVIGNPIPKEHELEPAFINKSIEEALEKAEAGGIKGKKVTPFLLDYLKSATKGDSLAANIELVYNNARVGSQIAVELAKLD
- a CDS encoding PfkB family carbohydrate kinase, translating into MTSREREILEILKKEPMIAQQALADRLKLNRSSVAVHIANLMKKGYIMGKGYIVSEEKKVTVIGGSNIDLQGFPNESLKLYDSNPGKIETSLGGVGRNISENLAKLDIPVRLISAVGNDFYGQKLIKESEDMGIDMKSSLISDSYPTSMYLSIMDEQNDMRVAISQMEIYELIDETFIQENQLLLKNANIIVLDTNIPKKTIDYIGMNFSDIPIFVDPVSSKKAMRLKDSLKYIHTIKPNRHEVSDLLGIPADTIDDIRKAGEKFLEKGLKQVFISMGSEGVFACDEKIEVFLKAKAKDIKSATGAGDAFMAGIISSYLKGSQLDKACTYATGASLTALKSYSTINPAMSESEIEKTLTDIEFEIKLY
- a CDS encoding MgtC/SapB family protein, yielding MPIDIFIQRLFIAFLCGLIIGLERQLRHKMSAVVTNVLVCMGSFLFLSFAMHDSANEQARLASQVISGIGFLGGGVIIRDGFSIRGLNTAATLWCSAALGLLISQGYINYAFVGTAFILGANIFLKPLAIRVEHSKYGNRDTEFNYKIKLQCNDAQEEEVIKSFRSSVENKNITIRGIESRRSDETNHMSIKIYILTFGQNEEDIWKTLNYIHNKYDIYSYSYELEA
- a CDS encoding TraX family protein, encoding MLKFIALVVMLIDHIGAKLLPQFFFLRIIGRLSFPIFAYMVATGAKRTRDLDIYISRMLIFAFISQIPFVYSSPSVSMADMSLLELSFKSFLPGVTFFANPAIIGHPGLNIGFTFCFALMAIKFINQAKEYKNDRKNVALSYLGVVAMILVAFFLRTDYMMYGVAMVLVFYNFSIEEKSIYPKLIYILPLLINVSTMIVQSASLLTVPIIKRFKDVAPNMLPRWVYYVFYPAHLLILGIIMRQF
- the htpG gene encoding molecular chaperone HtpG is translated as MAKKEFKAESKRLLDLMINSIYTHKEIFLRELISNSSDAIDKIYYKALTDDNISFSKDDYFIKIEADKDNRILKISDTGIGMTKDELEENLGVIAKSGSFAFKKENEIKDGFDIIGQFGVGFYSAFMVADKVTVISKALGEEKGYKWESTGAEGYTIEDADKAEVGTEIILQIKPNTEDESYDDYLNEYRLRSIVKKYSDFVRYPIKMDMKTSKLKEGSEEEFEEVVEEETLNSMVPLWRKNKSELTKEDYENFYSEKHYGFDKPLKYVHISADGAVRYNAILYIPEKMPFDFYTKEYEKGLELYSSGVMIMNKCSDLLPDYFSFVKGMVDSEDLSLNISRELLQHDRQLKLIAKKIKDKVKSELLSLLKNDRENYEEFFKNFGRQLKYGIYSNYGMEKEVLQDLLMFYSSTEKKMVTLDEYVERMKEDQKYIYYAAGESNDRLDKLPQTELLTDKGYEILYFTDEVDEFAIKMLMSYKEKEFRSVSSKDLGIDMEEENKKTEEIKEENKDLFTFMKEALEGKVTDVRPSVRLKNHPVCLSADGELSIEMEKILSAMPNAEGAKAEKVLELNINHEIFESLKAAFENDKEKLKMYTNLLYNQALLIEGLSITDPVEFTNNICKLMS
- a CDS encoding ATP-binding protein, which encodes MIRKIITIDEEKCNGCGLCVDACHEGAIVMIDGKAKLISDEYCDGLGDCLPECPTGAIKLEDKEAMPFNKELVEKRMAEIKEQKEKEKEKKPLFLADMPPMFANVHGSGDSQLKTWPVQIKLMNTKAGCLKDAHLLVAADCTAYAYSKFHEEFIKDRVVLIGCPKLDDNEFYIEKLTEIFKSNDLKSITVVKMEVPCCNGMTYAVKQAMLKSEKIVPYNEVTITTEGNIL
- the zupT gene encoding zinc transporter ZupT, producing the protein MDNVLLAFGLTVFAGLSTGIGSAIAFFAKTTSKKFLSISLGFSAGVMIYVSMIEIFFKAQDSLIAALGEKNGSWTTIAGFFGGMAVIALIDKMIPSHENPHEVRNVEDMQIQNEPEDVREYCQKIANKDKSEKINASRELQAEEYDEKDKQKLMRMGVFTALAITIHNFPEGLATFASALHDPSLGIAIAIAVAIHNIPEGIAVSVPIYFATGSKKKAFMYSFLSGLSEPVGAIVGYTILRPFFNDVTFGILFAAVAGIMVFISFDELLPSAREYGEHHLSIYGLIGGMAVMAVSLVLFM